Proteins from a genomic interval of Streptomyces sp. NBC_00820:
- a CDS encoding thymidylate synthase: MTHLTADSMAELFSGAVTLAKSGEKVSPRGIATREVRDVHLLLTQPRARLLYAPPARIVNPAFAVAETVWHLSGSDAPWIFDYNNRLRQFADDGILLGAYGPRMRNWAGKVDQLARVVEILQADPDSRRALIQLYDPAQDAAGHKDVPCTLGFRFHLRAGRLHMATTMRGQDVWIGMPYDVFFYTVLHELVAGWLDAELGEFHLHIGSLHIYDEHVEQADALTSLSASPIMPDLRTSWTGFTGLLDQVEARDVTGHPGWDTMAETLRSYRLWKDGNHEQAWRAADTIDGPLGQALTAWYGELQRRSAKRAATAGTR; encoded by the coding sequence ATGACACACCTCACCGCGGACAGCATGGCCGAGCTGTTCTCCGGCGCCGTCACGCTGGCCAAATCCGGCGAGAAGGTCAGCCCGCGGGGCATAGCCACCCGCGAAGTCCGTGACGTGCACCTGCTGCTCACCCAGCCGCGTGCCCGTCTGCTCTACGCCCCGCCGGCCCGCATCGTGAATCCGGCCTTCGCGGTCGCCGAGACGGTCTGGCACCTGTCCGGATCCGACGCCCCGTGGATCTTCGATTACAACAACCGGCTTCGGCAGTTCGCCGACGACGGCATCCTCCTGGGGGCGTACGGACCCAGGATGCGGAACTGGGCCGGCAAGGTGGACCAACTGGCCCGCGTCGTGGAGATCCTCCAGGCTGACCCGGACTCCCGGCGGGCCCTGATCCAGCTCTACGACCCGGCCCAGGACGCCGCCGGGCACAAGGACGTGCCCTGCACCCTCGGATTCCGGTTCCACCTGCGCGCCGGCCGCCTGCACATGGCGACCACGATGCGCGGCCAGGACGTATGGATCGGCATGCCGTACGACGTGTTCTTCTACACCGTGCTGCACGAGTTGGTCGCCGGGTGGCTCGACGCTGAACTGGGCGAGTTCCACCTGCACATCGGGTCGCTGCACATCTACGACGAACACGTCGAGCAGGCTGACGCACTGACCTCGCTCTCGGCCAGCCCGATCATGCCCGACCTGCGGACATCCTGGACGGGCTTCACCGGCCTGCTCGACCAGGTCGAGGCCCGCGACGTGACCGGCCACCCCGGCTGGGACACGATGGCCGAGACGTTACGCAGCTACCGGCTGTGGAAGGACGGCAACCACGAACAGGCATGGCGGGCGGCCGACACGATCGACGGGCCTCTCGGCCAGGCCCTGACCGCCTGGTACGGAGAACTGCAACGGCGCTCGGCCAAGCGCGCCGCGACGGCCGGGACGAGGTGA
- a CDS encoding carbamoyltransferase family protein, with translation MKRTCSVVLGLCSFTHDSSAALLVDGELVGFVEEERLSEQKHTKLYPARAVEWLLDQAKLSAADVDAVAYNFQPAQYLAESPAALRMALSPTTRDRGLARAHGFAKVALRTRRRLRVLGSQFPSAHVTPVLHHRAHQLTAFAASGWEEAAVLVVDSLGERQTTTIARGHGTHCPRARTLEAINDPASLGYVYGAVTEHLGWRRGDEEGTVMALAALGDPARFRHLFTRAVRTTATGFHIDPIYFPTRTLTSGYPRTSRRFVAETCPERHPSEPLTDVHRDLAAALQERTEQVMVHLARRARVLTGSRRLCVGGGVATNCVSIGKIIESGIFDEVFVPPAPGDAGTAIGAALAVHADGRSPGPVTGIAHRCYLGPSYEDQPLDLTPWPGLRQKTLVIETAEFLADQLANGMIAGLFQGAVEAGPRALGNRSILASPLEPGVVERLNATVKFREPFRPFAPMVPAERAAEFFTLGQPAPYMSMASGVTDQTRERVPAIVHANGTSRLQTVTRSQNPFMHAVLTAFGRRTGVPVLINTSLNVKGKPICGTPEMALDCLANSGLDALLLEGRWITK, from the coding sequence ATGAAGCGCACATGTTCCGTCGTCCTCGGCCTGTGCTCGTTCACCCACGACTCGTCGGCCGCCCTCCTCGTGGACGGTGAACTCGTCGGCTTCGTTGAGGAGGAGCGCCTCTCCGAGCAGAAGCACACCAAGCTCTACCCGGCCCGCGCCGTGGAGTGGCTCCTCGACCAGGCCAAGCTGAGCGCCGCCGACGTGGACGCCGTCGCCTACAACTTCCAGCCCGCCCAGTACCTCGCCGAGTCGCCCGCCGCCCTGCGCATGGCGCTCTCGCCGACGACGCGCGACCGGGGCCTGGCCCGCGCCCACGGGTTCGCCAAGGTGGCCCTTCGTACTCGGCGGCGGCTGCGTGTCCTCGGCAGCCAGTTCCCCTCGGCCCACGTGACACCGGTCCTGCACCACCGCGCCCATCAGCTCACCGCCTTCGCCGCCTCCGGCTGGGAGGAAGCTGCCGTACTCGTGGTCGACAGCCTCGGCGAGCGGCAGACCACCACCATCGCCCGCGGCCACGGCACTCATTGCCCCCGCGCCCGGACCCTGGAAGCGATCAACGACCCGGCCTCCCTCGGGTACGTGTACGGCGCCGTCACCGAGCACCTGGGCTGGCGGCGGGGTGACGAAGAGGGCACCGTCATGGCGCTGGCCGCCCTCGGTGACCCCGCCCGCTTCCGCCACCTGTTCACGAGGGCCGTACGTACAACGGCTACGGGCTTCCACATCGACCCCATCTACTTCCCGACGCGCACCCTCACGTCGGGATACCCGAGGACATCCCGGCGGTTCGTCGCCGAGACCTGCCCCGAGCGGCACCCGAGCGAACCACTCACCGACGTCCACCGAGACCTGGCGGCTGCCCTCCAGGAACGGACTGAGCAGGTGATGGTCCATCTCGCACGCCGCGCCCGTGTGCTTACCGGCTCCCGGCGCCTGTGCGTGGGTGGCGGCGTCGCCACGAACTGCGTGAGCATCGGGAAGATCATCGAGTCCGGCATCTTCGACGAGGTGTTCGTCCCGCCGGCACCAGGTGACGCCGGAACTGCGATCGGTGCCGCCCTTGCCGTACACGCCGACGGACGCAGCCCCGGCCCGGTCACCGGCATCGCCCACCGCTGCTACCTCGGCCCCTCCTACGAGGACCAGCCCCTCGACCTGACCCCCTGGCCCGGCCTCCGCCAGAAGACTCTGGTCATCGAGACCGCCGAGTTCCTCGCCGACCAGCTGGCCAACGGCATGATCGCCGGACTGTTCCAGGGCGCCGTCGAAGCCGGGCCGCGCGCCCTGGGTAACCGCTCGATCCTCGCCTCCCCGCTGGAGCCCGGCGTCGTGGAGCGCCTGAACGCCACCGTGAAGTTCCGCGAACCGTTCCGGCCCTTCGCCCCCATGGTCCCGGCCGAGCGCGCCGCCGAGTTCTTCACGCTCGGCCAGCCGGCGCCGTACATGTCCATGGCCTCCGGGGTGACTGACCAGACGCGTGAACGTGTGCCCGCGATCGTGCACGCCAACGGCACCTCCCGTCTGCAGACCGTCACCCGGTCGCAGAACCCGTTCATGCACGCGGTGCTGACCGCCTTCGGCCGCCGGACCGGCGTACCCGTGCTGATCAACACCTCCCTCAACGTCAAGGGCAAGCCGATCTGCGGGACACCCGAGATGGCACTGGACTGCCTGGCCAACTCCGGACTCGACGCCCTACTCCTCGAAGGGCGGTGGATCACGAAGTGA